One window from the genome of Corynebacterium sp. SCR221107 encodes:
- a CDS encoding Rib/alpha-like domain-containing protein: protein MSTPTTPPGRVAGSRWLFLAAAGCAAVIAIVVFVVIGDGNEAEGQSAPAGSEQVEVDYDNLSVPTIPYTEVMAWSTERVKMEGELPEGTIYRSIDTNPRWVKVNRFTGEVTYEPKAKGIQFRPYDITIGAQLPDGETLNIEATVEVIPYESEDSKPDLLDPPILPRTIVSPGDSVTVPLEGPQLPEGTTYIDNVGPLWMRVDESTGEVSFILDETFSEYPEGTRNILITAWTPDGQVASIRSEVEVVAGR from the coding sequence ATGTCCACACCGACTACCCCGCCCGGGCGAGTGGCCGGGTCGCGATGGTTGTTCCTTGCAGCCGCCGGCTGCGCGGCCGTGATTGCCATCGTCGTGTTCGTTGTCATTGGTGATGGCAACGAGGCCGAAGGACAGTCTGCACCCGCAGGTAGCGAGCAGGTAGAGGTCGACTACGACAATCTCTCGGTCCCGACCATCCCTTATACGGAGGTCATGGCCTGGTCCACCGAGCGGGTGAAGATGGAGGGTGAGCTGCCGGAGGGCACGATCTATCGCAGCATTGACACCAACCCCCGCTGGGTGAAGGTTAACCGCTTCACCGGTGAGGTCACGTACGAGCCGAAGGCGAAGGGGATCCAGTTCCGCCCCTATGACATCACCATCGGGGCACAGCTGCCCGATGGTGAGACGCTGAACATCGAGGCCACAGTGGAGGTCATTCCGTACGAGAGTGAGGACAGCAAACCCGATCTCCTAGACCCGCCGATCCTGCCGCGCACGATCGTGAGCCCGGGCGACTCGGTGACCGTGCCGCTGGAGGGGCCACAGCTACCGGAGGGTACGACCTACATCGACAATGTCGGACCACTGTGGATGCGTGTCGATGAGTCCACCGGTGAGGTGAGTTTCATCCTGGACGAAACTTTCTCCGAATATCCAGAGGGTACCAGGAATATTCTGATCACCGCATGGACACCGGACGGGCAGGTTGCGTCCATCAGGTCTGAGGTGGAGGTGGTTGCGGGCCGGTAA
- the cmrA gene encoding mycolate reductase (Catalyzes the final step in mycolic acid biosynthesis.): MTLPSPTMNARAVITGASQGIGMAMARDLAAMGYNLILVARREEILSQLARELENKHSIVAEVRACDLADEQARAELIAEIQSRDINILVNSAGIASFGPFLNQDWGYETKQFSLNATAVFELTHAVLPGMVERGTGAICNVGSAAGNMPIPNNATYVFTKAGVNAFTEALHYELTGTGVSCTLLAPGPVREAVIPDEEKTIVDRVVPDFLWTTYESCSRETLEAMAENKRRVVPGPLSKAMNAVSQIAPTGLLSPMMGRFYKKMGE, encoded by the coding sequence ATGACTTTGCCCTCCCCCACCATGAATGCCCGCGCCGTAATCACCGGCGCCAGCCAAGGAATCGGCATGGCGATGGCCCGTGACCTCGCCGCGATGGGCTACAACCTCATCCTCGTCGCCCGCCGCGAAGAGATTCTCTCCCAGCTTGCCCGCGAACTAGAAAACAAGCACTCCATCGTCGCCGAGGTACGCGCCTGCGACCTCGCCGATGAGCAAGCCCGCGCCGAACTCATCGCTGAGATTCAAAGCCGCGACATCAACATCCTGGTCAACTCCGCCGGCATCGCCTCCTTCGGCCCCTTCCTCAACCAGGACTGGGGATATGAGACCAAGCAGTTTTCGCTCAACGCGACCGCCGTCTTTGAACTGACCCACGCCGTTTTGCCCGGCATGGTCGAACGCGGCACCGGGGCGATCTGCAACGTGGGCTCGGCTGCGGGCAACATGCCGATTCCCAACAACGCCACCTACGTCTTTACCAAGGCTGGCGTGAATGCCTTCACCGAGGCGCTGCACTATGAGCTCACAGGCACCGGTGTCAGCTGCACCTTGCTCGCCCCAGGGCCCGTGCGCGAGGCCGTCATCCCCGATGAAGAAAAGACCATCGTGGACCGAGTCGTCCCCGACTTCTTATGGACTACCTACGAATCCTGCTCACGCGAAACGCTCGAGGCCATGGCCGAGAACAAACGCCGCGTCGTCCCAGGACCGCTGTCAAAGGCCATGAACGCCGTCTCCCAGATCGCGCCGACCGGCCTGCTGTCCCCGATGATGGGACGCTTCTATAAAAAGATGGGCGAATAG
- a CDS encoding ISL3 family transposase — MNATAYLLADTICRTVELGVSITDAAVEAELTHLFCAPVTVDPVCAECGVAGRLRDHVERRVTDLPIVGHPTRLHVRVPRFICENTACEVRIFQQRTPMLAEPRAKTTRRCTRWILQRLAQDRTSVAAVAKALGLGWDLVNDLAISKIRTLVYDEPGHLDGVRVLGVDEHKWKHVRGDGSSSFVTVLVDLTPVVDGTGPSRLLDMVPGRSVKVLTEWLDARDQVFRDRVKVVTMGGFAGYHTAAAKAVPEARTVMDPFHVVHLAAGKLTVCRQRIQQATTGHRGRTGDPLYGIRRTLRTRAELPTDKQKVRLFKAFTADDAHAAVEVTYSVYQRLIAAYKASGKREDKIAMYKLLRSIRAGVPTELPELAQLGRSLWKRHREILAYFDVGASNGPVEAINGRLEQLRGIALGFRNLKHYILRSLIHSGQLQDRINAL; from the coding sequence TTGAACGCTACCGCTTACCTGCTCGCCGACACCATCTGCCGCACCGTCGAGCTGGGGGTGTCAATCACTGACGCCGCGGTCGAGGCCGAGTTGACCCATCTGTTCTGCGCCCCGGTCACCGTTGACCCTGTGTGTGCCGAGTGCGGAGTCGCGGGACGGCTTCGCGATCACGTCGAGCGTCGGGTTACCGATCTTCCGATCGTGGGCCATCCCACCCGGCTGCATGTGCGGGTCCCGCGCTTCATCTGTGAGAACACCGCCTGCGAGGTGAGGATCTTCCAGCAGCGCACACCGATGCTGGCCGAGCCTCGTGCCAAGACCACCCGGCGGTGCACCCGTTGGATCCTGCAGCGTCTGGCTCAGGATCGGACCAGCGTGGCGGCGGTGGCCAAGGCCCTTGGCCTGGGGTGGGACCTGGTCAATGACCTGGCGATCTCCAAGATCCGCACGCTGGTGTACGACGAGCCTGGGCACCTCGACGGTGTCCGGGTCCTCGGGGTCGATGAGCACAAGTGGAAGCACGTGCGCGGTGACGGCAGCAGCTCGTTCGTCACCGTCCTGGTCGACTTGACCCCGGTTGTGGACGGCACCGGTCCGTCGCGGCTGCTGGACATGGTCCCGGGCCGCTCGGTGAAGGTGCTCACCGAGTGGCTCGACGCCCGTGACCAGGTGTTTCGAGACCGAGTCAAGGTAGTGACGATGGGCGGATTCGCCGGCTACCACACCGCCGCCGCCAAAGCCGTCCCCGAAGCACGCACCGTGATGGACCCCTTCCACGTCGTGCACCTGGCCGCCGGCAAGCTCACCGTGTGCCGCCAACGCATCCAGCAGGCCACCACCGGGCACCGGGGCCGCACGGGAGATCCGCTGTACGGCATCCGCCGCACCCTGCGCACCCGCGCTGAGCTGCCGACCGACAAGCAGAAGGTCCGCCTGTTCAAGGCGTTCACCGCCGACGATGCGCACGCGGCGGTGGAGGTCACCTACAGCGTCTACCAGCGGCTCATCGCCGCCTACAAGGCCTCGGGCAAACGGGAGGACAAGATCGCGATGTACAAGCTTCTGCGTTCCATCCGGGCCGGGGTGCCCACCGAACTCCCGGAGCTCGCGCAGCTCGGCCGCTCATTGTGGAAGCGGCACCGCGAGATCCTTGCCTACTTCGACGTGGGCGCCTCCAACGGCCCCGTCGAAGCCATCAACGGACGCCTCGAGCAGCTCCGCGGAATCGCCCTAGGTTTCCGCAACCTCAAGCACTACATCTTGCGGTCGCTCATTCACTCCGGACAGCTCCAGGACCGGATCAACGCACTCTAA
- the cas3 gene encoding CRISPR-associated helicase Cas3', which produces MDWEAFQEGLSTQALSILGKSGDDQGPMSLAQHMVDSGAVAEAVWDGYLPDQTKQFLVGVTGLGWDLTRSFTVFIVAAHDLGKATMSFQEKLVHPETKRSMIDSVLEAGLPVAMGVLEYQHRPYHAQFSAAILLEWMKSKGVKHRVAASIAAIAEAHHGMPNPDLREKAFEIYAAYPTPWKAVHRELLDALDRTTGFSQLFPRLQKLPMNAIQVLTGLTIMCDWIASNTSAFPTVASGSFSRRVKKGMQYVQLTHPHMFRGGEDHLDDPAREYIASFGWPADAQPRPVQVAGLEAALEASVPLLWIVEAPTGEGKTEVALKVSEILAQKSGAQGVVMAAPTMATANGLFERFRAWAEQVTPADSVSSLYLAHSKNKLNRSYNKLRLRGIGDDDASDGAVVAGSWLSGRKKGLLSNFVIGTVDQVLMMSLQMRHSMLRHLGLAGKVVIIDECHAYDAYTSSYLQLTLEWLARYGVSVIMLSATLPLAAKQAFIDAYGRGLNAGKQYAESSEYPLITTLTKEGIKELPVRASANDVEISVQMIEDGVAALQELVAEQASDGGCILVISNTIRRAQESYRALSAVFPGEVELHHSAFAAIDRAKKEDALLEKLGKNSHRGGARPDRLIVCGTQVLEQSLDIDADILITDIAPFDLIAQRVGRIHRHDRPGVDRPEKLRSPKMFVRGILRHEPIPVFEAGTAAIYDPSIILATYLLLATRFRGTPLKRPADVPIGVQFTYDRSQVEAKLPAPWLSTWENARLESDQRRAAAQHRAEDFQVPHLKRATDFDKLFTRYLSARGAEAEESMGRAQVRDADPSIEVIPIISNEYGYRPLNAKGDAMHMDGEVLDFPTAFDLASSSLRLPSRLTRTKEVFDLTIAQLERDTPEGWAKDPLLKGEVALRLDEKNRIEIGKSILEYSSEVGLFEVQRAEPK; this is translated from the coding sequence ATGGACTGGGAAGCTTTTCAAGAAGGTCTTTCGACCCAGGCGTTATCAATACTGGGGAAGAGTGGTGATGACCAAGGGCCGATGTCCCTCGCGCAGCACATGGTTGATTCAGGTGCAGTTGCGGAGGCGGTGTGGGACGGGTACCTCCCAGATCAGACGAAGCAATTTCTCGTGGGTGTGACTGGGTTGGGTTGGGATCTAACGCGTTCCTTCACGGTATTCATCGTCGCAGCCCACGATCTGGGTAAGGCCACCATGAGCTTTCAAGAAAAGCTTGTCCACCCAGAGACCAAACGGTCGATGATTGATTCGGTGTTGGAGGCTGGGCTGCCAGTAGCCATGGGGGTTCTCGAGTATCAGCATCGTCCCTACCATGCACAGTTTTCTGCGGCGATCCTGCTCGAGTGGATGAAATCCAAAGGCGTGAAGCATCGCGTGGCCGCATCAATAGCAGCCATTGCAGAAGCACATCATGGCATGCCAAATCCCGACCTGCGGGAGAAGGCTTTCGAAATCTATGCCGCCTATCCAACCCCGTGGAAAGCGGTTCATCGCGAGTTGCTTGACGCTCTCGATCGCACGACAGGCTTTTCACAATTATTTCCGCGACTGCAAAAGCTCCCTATGAACGCAATTCAAGTCTTGACTGGGTTGACCATCATGTGTGACTGGATTGCCTCTAACACTTCGGCTTTCCCCACGGTGGCTTCTGGCTCCTTTTCCCGACGAGTAAAGAAAGGAATGCAGTATGTGCAGCTAACCCACCCTCATATGTTTCGTGGTGGCGAGGATCACCTCGATGATCCGGCACGGGAGTACATTGCTTCCTTTGGGTGGCCCGCTGACGCTCAGCCGCGTCCGGTTCAGGTTGCTGGGCTGGAGGCAGCGTTGGAAGCGAGCGTGCCGCTGCTGTGGATCGTGGAGGCACCTACTGGGGAAGGCAAGACTGAGGTAGCGCTTAAAGTTTCGGAAATCCTTGCCCAAAAAAGTGGAGCTCAAGGGGTGGTGATGGCAGCGCCCACTATGGCCACGGCGAACGGACTGTTCGAAAGGTTCAGAGCGTGGGCGGAACAAGTCACTCCAGCGGATTCTGTTTCATCCTTATATCTCGCCCATTCGAAAAACAAACTCAATCGTAGTTATAACAAGCTTCGGTTACGCGGGATCGGTGACGATGACGCAAGCGATGGTGCAGTCGTGGCAGGCTCGTGGTTGTCGGGTCGAAAGAAGGGGCTGCTATCTAACTTTGTCATCGGCACAGTAGACCAAGTCTTGATGATGAGCCTGCAGATGCGTCATTCGATGCTGAGGCACCTAGGGCTGGCAGGCAAAGTCGTGATCATTGATGAATGCCACGCCTATGACGCATACACCAGCTCTTATCTTCAATTGACACTCGAATGGCTGGCCCGCTATGGCGTGTCGGTGATTATGCTCAGTGCCACTCTCCCGCTAGCTGCTAAGCAAGCGTTTATCGACGCCTACGGTCGCGGACTCAACGCCGGAAAACAATATGCTGAGTCCAGCGAATATCCCCTGATCACTACCTTGACAAAGGAAGGCATCAAGGAGCTACCGGTAAGGGCGAGCGCAAACGACGTGGAAATCTCGGTACAGATGATCGAGGATGGCGTCGCGGCGCTTCAGGAGTTAGTGGCCGAGCAGGCCTCAGACGGTGGATGCATTTTGGTTATCTCTAATACCATCCGCCGCGCCCAGGAATCCTACCGTGCCCTCAGCGCGGTTTTCCCTGGTGAGGTGGAGCTCCACCACTCAGCGTTTGCGGCGATCGACCGCGCCAAAAAGGAAGACGCGCTGTTGGAGAAGCTAGGGAAAAACTCTCATAGGGGAGGAGCGCGTCCTGACCGACTCATCGTGTGCGGGACACAGGTTCTTGAGCAGAGTCTGGACATAGACGCAGACATTTTGATTACAGACATTGCTCCCTTCGACCTGATAGCTCAACGCGTAGGCAGAATTCACCGCCATGACCGACCGGGAGTTGATCGTCCCGAAAAGCTAAGGTCTCCGAAGATGTTCGTCCGGGGAATTCTACGCCACGAGCCGATTCCGGTATTCGAAGCGGGTACGGCTGCGATTTATGATCCCAGCATCATTTTGGCCACCTACTTGCTCCTTGCGACGCGCTTCCGAGGCACTCCGCTGAAGAGACCTGCGGATGTCCCCATCGGAGTCCAGTTCACCTACGACCGAAGCCAGGTAGAAGCAAAGCTTCCGGCGCCTTGGCTGTCGACTTGGGAGAATGCGAGGTTAGAAAGCGATCAGCGTCGAGCGGCGGCTCAACATCGCGCTGAGGATTTCCAAGTGCCTCACCTCAAACGAGCTACAGACTTTGACAAGTTGTTCACTCGGTATCTTTCCGCTAGAGGAGCAGAAGCCGAAGAGTCTATGGGACGCGCTCAAGTCCGTGACGCAGATCCTAGCATCGAGGTCATTCCGATCATTTCGAATGAATATGGATATCGCCCGCTCAATGCAAAAGGAGATGCGATGCACATGGACGGCGAGGTTCTCGACTTTCCGACAGCATTTGACCTAGCCTCGTCTTCGCTGAGGCTGCCGTCACGCTTGACAAGAACTAAGGAGGTTTTCGACCTTACCATCGCCCAGTTGGAGCGCGACACCCCTGAGGGGTGGGCGAAAGACCCCCTCCTCAAGGGGGAAGTGGCATTACGGCTTGATGAAAAAAACCGCATTGAAATTGGGAAATCGATACTCGAATATAGCTCGGAAGTTGGGCTCTTCGAAGTTCAGCGGGCCGAGCCCAAATGA
- the casB gene encoding type I-E CRISPR-associated protein Cse2/CasB, translated as MSDLTEAKEPVDVGKPNLRFAVATTAEYLQNAYLGGSTHSAQATARAQLARLRKLAGQPVDRDPLAVNLVLSVMQPQLSELELGKGDSASASERAAFHALTLFAVHMQGATSATHVKNASFASACGRLNQISESESIKPRFDAMILAQGSRSRLIHARSLITLLRSNRLGFDYGQFAQDLRNLDNRERRNSVLLRWGRDFAIGHPSGLSPEETSSETHH; from the coding sequence ATGAGTGACTTGACCGAGGCGAAGGAGCCTGTGGACGTCGGCAAGCCAAATCTACGTTTTGCTGTCGCTACCACTGCTGAATACCTGCAAAATGCGTATCTGGGAGGCTCTACCCACTCTGCGCAGGCAACGGCTCGTGCCCAGCTGGCACGACTGCGAAAGCTCGCTGGTCAGCCGGTGGATCGCGATCCGCTTGCGGTGAATTTGGTGCTCAGTGTCATGCAGCCGCAATTGAGTGAATTGGAGCTTGGCAAAGGCGATTCGGCTTCAGCATCAGAGCGGGCAGCGTTTCACGCTCTGACACTCTTCGCAGTTCATATGCAAGGAGCGACTTCTGCGACTCACGTGAAAAATGCTTCCTTCGCATCTGCCTGCGGCAGGCTGAATCAGATCAGCGAATCAGAGTCTATCAAGCCGCGTTTCGACGCCATGATCCTGGCACAGGGGTCGCGCTCGAGGCTTATTCATGCGCGATCACTGATCACGCTGCTGCGCTCGAATCGTTTGGGATTCGACTATGGCCAATTTGCTCAAGACCTAAGAAATCTCGACAACCGCGAACGGCGAAATAGCGTCCTCCTTCGTTGGGGGCGCGACTTCGCAATCGGACACCCTTCCGGGTTGAGTCCTGAAGAAACTTCGTCAGAAACTCATCACTAG
- the cas7e gene encoding type I-E CRISPR-associated protein Cas7/Cse4/CasC, giving the protein MTLFIDIHALQTLPPSLINRDDTGAPKTAVFGGVPRQRVSSQSWKRAIRKDFEATLPAGSVGFRTRKVVDIVAEEIRKQSENFDEKEAAKLAESVFKAAGIKVTEKKTKKGDEAAAGNPEAGYLVFLSADQIQKAAALAIESEGKPDKKLAKEALDTAHSVDIAMFGRMLADDPNYNVDASVQVAHALGIHESEPEFDYFTAVDDYVEDKDEAGAGMIGTVQMMSSTLYRFATVDVDSLTENLGDANVAREAVAAFVKSFVTSMPTGKQNTFANNTLPELVYVAVRDSRSVSLVNAFEEPVVADETAGRRAQGAKKLADEEREIEQTYGFVPVKALVMGLGDLADAFEGLAEKTTLDGLISALNVFLEEQAQ; this is encoded by the coding sequence ATGACTTTGTTCATCGACATTCACGCACTACAGACCCTGCCACCGAGCCTGATCAACCGCGACGATACCGGCGCTCCTAAGACGGCTGTGTTCGGTGGGGTCCCTCGCCAGCGAGTGTCATCGCAATCGTGGAAGCGGGCTATCCGCAAGGATTTCGAAGCCACCCTACCTGCAGGGTCAGTTGGATTCCGTACTCGCAAGGTTGTGGACATCGTTGCCGAAGAAATTCGCAAGCAAAGCGAAAACTTCGACGAAAAAGAAGCTGCCAAGCTCGCTGAGTCCGTGTTCAAGGCTGCTGGGATTAAGGTCACCGAAAAGAAGACAAAGAAGGGCGACGAAGCAGCGGCTGGAAATCCTGAGGCTGGCTACCTTGTGTTCCTGAGCGCAGACCAGATCCAGAAGGCGGCGGCACTCGCTATTGAATCGGAGGGAAAGCCCGATAAGAAGTTGGCCAAAGAAGCGCTGGATACCGCTCACAGCGTGGACATTGCGATGTTCGGTCGTATGCTTGCAGATGACCCAAACTACAACGTTGACGCATCGGTACAGGTCGCTCACGCCTTGGGAATTCACGAGTCCGAGCCGGAGTTCGACTACTTCACCGCCGTAGACGACTATGTAGAAGACAAAGACGAAGCTGGTGCTGGCATGATCGGCACCGTGCAAATGATGTCTTCCACCCTCTACCGCTTCGCCACCGTCGACGTAGATTCACTCACGGAGAACCTCGGTGATGCGAACGTGGCTCGTGAGGCGGTTGCTGCCTTTGTGAAGAGTTTTGTCACCAGCATGCCAACTGGTAAACAGAACACCTTCGCCAATAACACGCTGCCAGAACTAGTTTATGTGGCCGTCCGCGATAGCCGGTCCGTATCGCTCGTCAATGCATTCGAGGAACCCGTTGTCGCGGATGAGACCGCAGGTCGCCGTGCACAAGGCGCAAAGAAGTTAGCCGATGAGGAACGCGAGATCGAACAGACCTATGGATTCGTGCCAGTTAAGGCGTTGGTGATGGGGTTGGGAGACCTTGCAGATGCCTTTGAGGGTCTCGCCGAAAAGACTACCCTTGACGGTCTGATTTCTGCGCTGAATGTCTTCCTGGAGGAGCAAGCGCAGTGA
- a CDS encoding integrase core domain-containing protein: MKRATAGWIHWYNHERSHSSLGHIPPIEHYTNY, from the coding sequence GTGAAACGCGCCACAGCCGGATGGATCCACTGGTATAACCACGAGCGGTCGCATTCCTCGCTCGGGCATATCCCGCCGATCGAGCACTACACCAACTACTAA
- the orn gene encoding oligoribonuclease, which yields MTSPETIAAKNDRLVWIDLEMTGLDIHRHTIVEIAALVTDADLNIVGEGVDLVVHATDEELAQMDDFVTNMHTSSGLIDEVKASTISLKEAEDQVLALIAEHCDPEHPAPLAGNSIATDRSFIREQMPRLDAALHYRMVDVSSLKELARRWQPRVYFNQPDKGMAHRALADIVESIRELAYYREAMFYPEPTTEQAEEAKAHATARYQQFL from the coding sequence ATGACCTCCCCCGAAACCATCGCCGCCAAGAATGACCGCCTCGTCTGGATCGACCTCGAGATGACCGGCCTAGATATTCACCGCCACACCATCGTCGAGATTGCAGCGCTTGTCACCGACGCGGATCTCAACATCGTCGGCGAGGGTGTGGACCTCGTGGTGCACGCAACCGACGAAGAATTGGCCCAGATGGATGACTTCGTCACCAACATGCACACCTCCTCCGGGCTCATTGATGAGGTCAAGGCCTCCACCATCAGCCTCAAAGAGGCCGAGGATCAAGTCCTAGCGCTGATCGCCGAGCACTGCGACCCGGAGCACCCGGCGCCGCTGGCGGGCAATTCGATCGCCACCGATCGCTCCTTCATCCGAGAGCAGATGCCGCGCCTGGACGCGGCCTTGCATTACCGCATGGTGGATGTCTCTTCCCTCAAGGAGCTGGCGCGCCGCTGGCAGCCGCGCGTGTATTTCAATCAGCCGGACAAGGGCATGGCACACCGGGCTCTGGCCGATATCGTGGAGTCTATTCGCGAGCTCGCCTACTACCGCGAGGCAATGTTCTACCCGGAGCCAACCACCGAGCAAGCCGAGGAGGCGAAAGCCCACGCAACCGCCCGCTACCAGCAGTTTTTGTAA
- the casA gene encoding type I-E CRISPR-associated protein Cse1/CasA, translating into MINNEENDLLEKSNESGRRKEMTFSLLDEPWIPCVLEDGSRPLLGLRDLFSGKCTVTEIRADSPAQTYALYRLVLAIFWRAHAPGEEDEGDPLDWVEEQFELVSSQESDTVVLDYLDRFHERFDLLHESTPFMQVAGLTTKTGRFSPIHRIVPEADSHFFTMRAGASRESIDLAEAARWVVYVQAFDFSGIKSGAEGDPRVKGGRGYPIGTGWTGMTGGTLVVGDCLRETLILNTVWGASEERDKPVWERSPDTAAQRENPTADFVFPEGPADLATWQSRRIKLYLDPNNPERVVGVLVSNGDRIPNAGANIFGDPMTAYRYSSAKSKKDKPVYYPRPFGSERTMWRGLPPLISMANDAGFGPKNLPPKRPETLSNLATLRAQDPDLIPPVLKVELFSVEYGAQASSVGTEIHFGLELPIAVLKQESVGLRRIVLDAAQASNEAAIALGSFSGQLKVAAGGEYEFQAYPTDALLAVLEPQFVAWLSGVTEENADARAVEWQHHLKQSVLLQAEVLVRGAGPKALVGRPVDSGDKTRIQSAGTALMWLRKKLKEVLPLTELQREENENERNSR; encoded by the coding sequence ATGATAAACAATGAAGAAAACGACCTGTTAGAAAAATCAAATGAAAGCGGGAGAAGAAAAGAGATGACATTTTCACTCCTTGACGAGCCGTGGATACCCTGCGTGCTCGAAGACGGAAGCAGACCGCTTCTGGGGCTTAGGGATCTGTTCTCCGGCAAATGCACAGTCACTGAAATCCGGGCAGATTCCCCCGCCCAAACGTACGCGCTCTATCGATTAGTGCTCGCTATCTTCTGGCGCGCCCACGCACCAGGGGAGGAAGACGAAGGCGATCCATTAGATTGGGTGGAAGAGCAGTTTGAGCTCGTCAGCAGCCAAGAATCGGATACGGTAGTACTTGACTACCTCGATCGTTTCCACGAGCGGTTTGACCTGTTACATGAGAGCACCCCTTTTATGCAGGTAGCCGGTCTAACTACGAAGACCGGGCGGTTCTCTCCCATTCACAGAATTGTTCCGGAGGCTGACAGCCACTTCTTTACGATGCGCGCCGGGGCATCTCGCGAATCCATCGATCTGGCCGAGGCTGCACGATGGGTCGTGTACGTGCAGGCTTTTGATTTCTCCGGCATCAAATCAGGGGCTGAAGGTGACCCGCGCGTAAAGGGCGGCAGAGGGTACCCAATTGGTACCGGCTGGACGGGGATGACCGGCGGTACTCTCGTCGTGGGAGATTGTTTGCGTGAGACGCTGATACTCAACACTGTCTGGGGCGCGTCCGAGGAACGTGACAAGCCCGTGTGGGAGCGATCTCCAGATACCGCCGCGCAGCGGGAAAATCCGACAGCGGACTTCGTGTTCCCTGAAGGGCCGGCCGACCTAGCGACTTGGCAGTCCCGCCGGATCAAACTCTATCTAGATCCAAATAACCCGGAACGCGTGGTGGGCGTGTTGGTATCCAACGGCGACCGAATCCCGAATGCTGGGGCCAATATCTTCGGCGACCCAATGACTGCCTATCGCTACAGCTCTGCAAAGTCCAAGAAGGATAAACCCGTTTACTACCCTCGACCATTTGGCTCGGAGCGGACCATGTGGAGAGGGTTGCCTCCGCTGATTAGCATGGCCAACGATGCTGGCTTCGGTCCGAAGAACCTTCCTCCCAAGCGTCCGGAGACTTTGTCGAATTTGGCGACTCTGCGGGCACAAGACCCTGACCTAATCCCTCCAGTATTAAAAGTAGAACTGTTTTCGGTGGAATATGGGGCCCAAGCCTCATCCGTCGGAACGGAGATCCACTTCGGCTTGGAGCTGCCGATCGCCGTGCTTAAACAGGAATCAGTCGGACTTCGGCGCATCGTGCTCGACGCCGCGCAGGCTTCCAACGAAGCAGCAATCGCTCTGGGTAGTTTCTCAGGTCAACTTAAGGTGGCTGCCGGCGGCGAGTATGAGTTTCAGGCATATCCGACCGATGCGCTCTTAGCCGTGTTGGAGCCGCAATTTGTCGCTTGGTTGTCCGGGGTGACCGAGGAAAACGCTGATGCACGTGCGGTGGAGTGGCAGCACCATCTCAAGCAGAGTGTCCTGCTGCAGGCTGAGGTATTGGTCCGAGGAGCTGGCCCAAAGGCGCTCGTGGGCCGACCCGTCGACTCGGGGGATAAAACCCGCATCCAGTCTGCGGGGACCGCCTTGATGTGGCTGCGGAAAAAACTCAAAGAGGTGCTTCCTCTGACGGAACTTCAGCGAGAAGAGAATGAAAATGAAAGGAATAGTCGATGA
- a CDS encoding sortase produces the protein MNKKSSLIAILLVILLAAVVGIAVMKSGGGTQADMQASVSTSSPATTTTSSVATSTAPTTTEVPVNSGPAPAGVGTFTLTGAANVTATYDSMPYVLPLNPAGPQDTMVRWVDGWGQSPATAELGTTYVLGHAWGQQKLVFNPISETVTATADMATPVVVQGDEGTTVRRYVSTALNGSTIAMSDAAGSREWVVDTAYLVDKNDAAYDTGLINESIPGRIVLIACSVDGNVDLNYNVIVEGHLV, from the coding sequence ATGAACAAAAAGTCGTCGCTGATCGCGATCTTGCTGGTGATCTTATTGGCGGCTGTGGTGGGGATCGCCGTAATGAAAAGTGGCGGTGGTACGCAAGCGGACATGCAAGCGTCGGTAAGCACGTCTTCGCCCGCGACCACGACCACTTCAAGCGTTGCGACGTCCACCGCGCCGACCACCACGGAGGTACCAGTCAACAGCGGGCCCGCACCGGCCGGGGTGGGAACCTTTACCTTGACCGGCGCGGCAAACGTCACCGCAACTTATGACTCGATGCCCTATGTTTTGCCGCTCAACCCCGCCGGGCCGCAGGATACGATGGTGCGGTGGGTCGACGGCTGGGGTCAGTCGCCAGCCACAGCCGAACTAGGCACCACCTACGTGCTTGGTCATGCCTGGGGCCAGCAAAAGTTGGTTTTCAACCCGATTTCTGAGACCGTGACTGCAACGGCGGACATGGCCACACCCGTTGTCGTGCAAGGCGACGAGGGCACGACGGTACGCCGCTACGTTTCTACCGCGCTGAATGGTTCCACCATTGCGATGAGCGATGCCGCAGGTTCGCGTGAATGGGTCGTGGACACCGCCTACCTGGTGGATAAAAACGATGCCGCCTACGATACCGGGCTGATCAACGAATCCATTCCCGGGCGCATCGTACTGATCGCCTGCTCAGTCGACGGAAACGTCGATCTCAACTACAACGTGATCGTGGAAGGCCACCTCGTATAG